A region from the Clostridium beijerinckii genome encodes:
- a CDS encoding tRNA 2-thiocytidine(32) synthetase TtcA, producing the protein MSTIAGKGCPRIIPDGEKKPLKDIERSIIKTYRKEIWVKFIKAIKAYNLIEEGDKIAVGVSGGKDSILMAKLFQELQKHGQVKFEVVFLAMDPGYHPDIKNLLIENCEHLNIPIHIYESGIFEVVDKMANDYPCYLCARMRRGSLYAKAQEFGCNKLALGHHYNDVIETTMLNILYAGNFKTMLPKFKSKNFEKLELIRPMYYIEEDYIKNFINNSGIWPLNCACMVAAEKIGNKRYEIKDLIKELKKNFDGVEKSIFKSAENVSMDGILGWQKGEKKHSYLDFYDEE; encoded by the coding sequence ATGAGTACAATTGCAGGAAAAGGTTGCCCAAGAATTATACCAGATGGAGAAAAAAAACCATTAAAAGATATTGAAAGAAGTATTATCAAGACTTATAGAAAAGAAATATGGGTGAAATTTATTAAGGCAATTAAAGCTTATAATTTAATTGAAGAAGGAGATAAAATTGCTGTTGGCGTATCAGGTGGAAAAGATAGTATACTTATGGCAAAATTATTTCAAGAATTGCAAAAACATGGTCAAGTTAAATTTGAAGTAGTATTTTTAGCTATGGATCCAGGATATCATCCTGATATAAAGAATCTATTAATAGAAAACTGTGAACATTTAAATATTCCAATTCATATATATGAGTCAGGTATTTTTGAAGTAGTTGATAAGATGGCTAATGATTATCCTTGCTACTTATGTGCAAGAATGAGAAGAGGTTCACTTTATGCAAAGGCACAGGAATTTGGATGTAATAAGCTTGCACTAGGACATCATTATAATGATGTGATTGAAACAACAATGTTGAATATACTATATGCAGGCAATTTCAAAACAATGTTACCTAAATTTAAATCAAAAAACTTTGAAAAATTAGAGTTAATACGACCTATGTATTATATTGAAGAGGATTATATAAAGAACTTTATAAATAATAGTGGTATATGGCCATTAAATTGTGCATGCATGGTTGCAGCTGAAAAAATTGGGAATAAGAGATATGAGATAAAGGATTTAATTAAGGAATTAAAGAAAAATTTTGATGGAGTAGAAAAGTCAATATTTAAATCAGCGGAAAATGTTAGTATGGATGGTATATTAGGATGGCAAAAAGGTGAAAAAAAACATTCTTATTTAGATTTTTATGATGAAGAATGA
- a CDS encoding ECF transporter S component — translation MERNYIKTRFSVRQMTMVGMLSAISIFLGLTGLGFIPIPPVKATIMHIPVIIGAIVEGPVVGALVGLVFGLFSMYQNFTAPGPTSFIFWNPIIALVPRILIGIVAYYMYMLIKKKFKNQSISIAIASICATLINTIGVLGLTYLFYLEKYSAVLGISPKIAGLAIATIGVTNGIPEAIISAVISVPVIVAILKIKKQ, via the coding sequence ATGGAAAGAAATTATATTAAAACAAGATTTTCAGTAAGACAAATGACAATGGTTGGAATGCTTTCTGCAATTTCAATTTTCTTAGGACTAACTGGTCTTGGATTTATTCCGATTCCACCTGTAAAGGCTACTATAATGCATATTCCTGTTATTATAGGTGCAATTGTTGAAGGTCCTGTTGTAGGAGCCCTAGTTGGATTAGTTTTTGGATTATTTTCAATGTATCAAAATTTTACTGCACCAGGTCCAACATCATTTATTTTTTGGAATCCTATTATAGCATTAGTTCCTAGAATCTTAATTGGAATTGTCGCCTATTATATGTACATGCTAATTAAGAAAAAATTTAAAAATCAGAGTATTAGTATTGCTATAGCATCAATATGTGCTACCTTAATTAATACAATAGGAGTTTTAGGTTTAACTTATCTATTCTATTTAGAAAAATATTCAGCAGTTCTTGGAATAAGTCCAAAAATTGCAGGACTTGCAATTGCAACTATTGGAGTTACAAATGGAATTCCTGAAGCTATAATAAGTGCTGTAATTTCAGTTCCTGTCATAGTTGCAATCTTAAAAATAAAAAAGCAATAG
- the clpB gene encoding ATP-dependent chaperone ClpB has product MNIDKMTLRVQQALNDANVTAVKFNHQQIDLIHLFSALVEQDDGLVPNIFTKMGVQIKSIKDSINKELDSMPKVLGESVGNVYITRKIEEVLIKAEEISKQFEDSYVSVEHLMLAIMEVDKNGQVSKILKQYNVNKDNFLKVLSEVRGSQRVETQDPEGTYDALAKYGTNLVDLAKKHKLDPVIGRDEEIRRTIRILSRRTKNNPVLIGEPGVGKTAIIEGLAERIVRGDVPEGLKDKIIFSLDMGSLIAGAKYRGEFEERLKAVLKEVQNSEGRILLFIDEIHTIVGAGKTDGAMDAGNLIKPLLARGELHCMGATTFDEYRKYIEKDKALERRFQPVIIAEPTVDDTIAILRGLKERFEIHHGIRIHDSAIVAAAKLSDRYIQDRYMPDKAIDLIDEAGAMIRSEIDSLPTELDVIRRKIFKLEIEKEALSKEKDEGSKNRLDDLEKELAELKEKNDEMTAKYTKEKEHITAIKTLKSDLDEARGEIEIAQRNFDYNKVAEIQYSKIPALEEEIKQKELEVKENYEGALLKEEVTESEISQVLSKWTGIPVTNLLEGEREKLLRLEDDMSKRVVGQGEAIESVTNSILRARAGLKDINRPIGSFIFLGPTGVGKTELAKTLARNMFDSEESIIRIDMSEYMEKHSVSRLVGAPPGYVGYDEGGQLTEAVRRKPYSVILFDEIEKAHEDVFNIFLQILDDGRLTDNKGKTVDFKNTIIIMTSNIGSEYLLENKNEEHVDDEIKSKVMSVLKSRFKPEFLNRVDDTIMFKPLSEVGIKKIIDIFLNEVKLRLKDKNIEIEVTDDAKVIMAREGYDVVYGARPLKRYIQNTLENKLARMIIKGDINYGSKVRINGANDEINITTVSLRI; this is encoded by the coding sequence ATGAATATTGATAAAATGACATTAAGAGTACAACAAGCACTAAACGATGCAAATGTCACAGCAGTTAAATTTAATCACCAACAAATTGATTTAATACATCTTTTTTCTGCGCTTGTAGAACAAGATGATGGATTAGTACCAAACATTTTTACGAAAATGGGAGTGCAAATAAAGAGCATAAAAGATTCAATAAATAAAGAATTAGATTCAATGCCAAAGGTTTTAGGTGAAAGTGTTGGTAATGTATATATTACTAGAAAAATAGAAGAAGTATTAATTAAAGCTGAAGAAATATCAAAGCAATTTGAAGATTCATATGTTAGTGTTGAACATTTAATGCTAGCTATTATGGAAGTGGATAAAAATGGTCAAGTTTCTAAGATATTAAAACAATATAATGTGAATAAAGATAATTTTTTGAAAGTTCTTTCAGAGGTTAGAGGAAGTCAAAGAGTTGAAACCCAAGATCCAGAAGGAACATATGATGCTTTAGCTAAATATGGAACTAATTTAGTTGATCTTGCAAAAAAACATAAGCTTGATCCAGTTATAGGAAGAGATGAAGAAATAAGAAGGACAATAAGAATTCTTTCTAGAAGAACAAAGAATAATCCTGTGTTAATAGGTGAACCTGGTGTTGGTAAAACAGCAATTATTGAAGGGTTAGCTGAAAGAATAGTTAGAGGAGATGTTCCAGAGGGATTAAAAGATAAAATTATATTCTCATTAGATATGGGATCACTAATTGCTGGAGCTAAATATAGAGGTGAATTCGAAGAGAGATTAAAGGCAGTTTTAAAGGAAGTTCAAAATAGTGAAGGAAGAATATTATTATTTATAGATGAAATTCATACTATAGTTGGAGCTGGTAAAACTGATGGTGCCATGGATGCTGGTAATTTGATAAAACCATTATTAGCTAGAGGGGAACTTCACTGTATGGGTGCAACAACTTTTGATGAATATAGAAAATACATTGAAAAAGATAAAGCCTTAGAAAGAAGATTTCAACCGGTAATCATAGCTGAACCTACAGTTGATGACACGATAGCGATTTTAAGAGGATTAAAGGAAAGATTTGAAATTCACCATGGAATTAGAATCCATGATTCAGCAATAGTAGCTGCTGCAAAACTTTCTGATAGGTATATTCAAGACAGATATATGCCGGATAAAGCAATTGACTTAATTGATGAAGCTGGTGCTATGATAAGATCAGAAATTGATTCACTTCCAACAGAGCTTGATGTTATAAGAAGAAAGATTTTTAAATTAGAAATAGAAAAAGAAGCTTTATCTAAAGAAAAAGATGAAGGATCAAAAAATAGGTTAGATGATCTTGAAAAAGAACTTGCGGAATTAAAAGAAAAAAATGATGAAATGACTGCAAAATATACAAAAGAAAAAGAACACATTACAGCTATAAAAACTTTGAAAAGTGATTTAGATGAAGCAAGAGGAGAAATAGAAATAGCACAAAGAAACTTTGACTACAATAAAGTGGCAGAGATTCAATATAGTAAAATCCCAGCATTAGAAGAAGAAATTAAGCAAAAGGAACTTGAAGTAAAAGAAAATTATGAAGGTGCTTTATTAAAAGAAGAAGTTACAGAGTCAGAAATATCGCAAGTACTTTCTAAATGGACAGGAATTCCAGTAACAAATTTACTTGAAGGTGAAAGAGAAAAGCTTTTAAGATTAGAAGATGATATGTCTAAGCGTGTAGTAGGGCAAGGAGAAGCAATTGAATCTGTAACAAATTCAATACTTAGAGCTAGAGCTGGACTTAAGGATATTAATAGACCAATAGGATCATTTATATTCTTAGGACCTACAGGAGTGGGTAAAACTGAACTTGCTAAGACATTAGCTAGAAACATGTTTGATTCAGAAGAAAGCATAATTCGTATTGATATGTCAGAATATATGGAAAAACATTCAGTATCTAGATTAGTTGGAGCGCCTCCAGGATATGTAGGATATGATGAAGGGGGGCAATTAACAGAAGCTGTAAGAAGAAAACCATATAGTGTAATTTTATTTGATGAAATTGAAAAAGCTCATGAAGATGTATTTAATATTTTTCTTCAAATATTAGATGATGGTAGGTTAACTGACAATAAAGGTAAGACAGTAGACTTTAAGAATACAATCATAATAATGACTTCTAATATTGGAAGTGAATATTTGCTAGAAAATAAAAATGAAGAACACGTAGATGATGAAATTAAATCAAAAGTAATGAGTGTATTAAAATCTAGATTTAAACCAGAATTTTTGAACAGAGTAGATGATACTATAATGTTTAAACCATTATCAGAGGTTGGTATTAAAAAGATTATAGATATATTCTTAAATGAAGTAAAATTAAGATTAAAAGATAAGAATATTGAAATTGAAGTTACAGATGATGCTAAGGTAATAATGGCAAGAGAAGGATATGATGTAGTTTATGGAGCAAGACCACTAAAGAGATATATTCAAAATACTTTAGAAAATAAACTTGCTAGAATGATAATAAAAGGGGATATAAACTACGGTTCAAAGGTTAGAATTAATGGAGCTAATGATGAAATTAATATAACGACTGTTTCATTAAGAATTTAG
- a CDS encoding CBS domain-containing protein, translating to MKINSIVKQNFHSVNVTDTIDKVLDLMDKLNINGMPVVNDKDNLVGMVVKADIYRFMIHPGHYVSCPIEWVMTKSVILAQADEDLLTVAKRLRKNDIIAMPVVENEKIIGMISIEDLLDYFININ from the coding sequence ATGAAAATAAATTCTATTGTTAAACAAAATTTTCATTCTGTTAATGTAACCGATACAATAGATAAAGTTCTAGACTTAATGGATAAACTTAATATTAATGGTATGCCTGTAGTAAATGATAAAGACAATTTAGTTGGAATGGTCGTCAAAGCTGATATTTATAGATTTATGATACATCCTGGTCATTATGTTAGTTGCCCAATTGAATGGGTTATGACTAAATCCGTAATACTTGCACAAGCTGATGAAGACTTATTGACCGTAGCTAAACGTTTAAGAAAAAATGATATCATCGCCATGCCTGTAGTTGAAAATGAGAAAATTATAGGTATGATTAGTATTGAAGATTTATTAGACTATTTTATTAATATAAATTAG
- a CDS encoding transcriptional regulator, which produces MEILSTGEKIKRARIFKGITLKQLCENKISIAKMSCIENGKIKADNELLKYISKKIEIDLNYLIEDVYEQILNNLKMIKKNISCDNDSENKLKDNLSYALKYKYYDLAFKLIHILFSYYVEQNKAENIQLIVSQYYDLFQRNNTEENTVIYFKDMARYLSQNGEYIEAISYYSKLREMLQQKKDGFDNAEYCLIGYNEALCYQNIRKTEEAYSILADIIGYVDKLKTDESKGKIYHIYTTVCIKLKKDCADEYKKKAFEYQKYNPISLALSHGNYGKYYFEVGEQEKAIAEIEKGIKIFPRDNVEKNVEFLNYCTKILIENIEYEIAYKITEEALNMAIITDNIKLIEKSYYLKGIILQKMDKYIEAEKYMNLSLDSLFKFGTRDERKNRYIDMGKLYYALEDTTESLKYFNLALAVDKKI; this is translated from the coding sequence TTGGAAATACTGTCTACTGGTGAAAAAATAAAAAGAGCTAGAATATTCAAAGGGATTACATTAAAGCAATTATGTGAAAATAAAATTTCAATTGCTAAAATGAGTTGCATAGAAAATGGCAAGATTAAGGCAGATAATGAACTACTTAAATATATATCAAAAAAAATTGAAATTGATTTGAATTACTTAATAGAAGATGTTTATGAACAAATATTAAATAATTTAAAGATGATAAAAAAGAATATTTCATGTGATAATGATTCAGAAAATAAGTTAAAAGATAATTTAAGTTATGCACTCAAATATAAATATTATGATTTAGCATTTAAATTAATACATATACTATTTTCTTATTATGTAGAACAAAATAAGGCAGAGAATATTCAATTGATAGTGTCTCAATACTATGATTTATTTCAAAGAAATAATACTGAAGAAAACACAGTTATATACTTTAAGGATATGGCAAGATATCTTTCTCAAAATGGAGAATATATAGAAGCAATATCTTATTATAGTAAGCTTAGAGAAATGCTTCAACAAAAAAAAGATGGATTTGATAATGCAGAATATTGCTTAATAGGATATAATGAAGCATTATGTTATCAAAATATAAGAAAAACAGAAGAAGCATATAGCATTTTAGCAGACATTATAGGATATGTTGATAAACTTAAAACAGATGAAAGTAAAGGTAAAATATATCATATTTATACTACTGTATGTATTAAGTTGAAGAAAGATTGTGCAGATGAATATAAAAAGAAAGCATTTGAATATCAAAAATATAATCCAATTTCATTAGCATTATCACATGGAAACTACGGGAAATATTATTTCGAAGTAGGAGAACAGGAAAAGGCAATTGCAGAAATAGAAAAAGGAATTAAAATATTTCCACGAGACAATGTAGAAAAAAATGTAGAATTCTTAAATTATTGTACTAAAATATTAATTGAAAATATAGAATATGAGATAGCTTATAAAATTACTGAAGAAGCATTAAATATGGCAATTATTACAGATAATATAAAGCTAATCGAAAAATCATATTATTTAAAGGGAATAATTCTTCAAAAAATGGACAAGTATATTGAAGCAGAAAAATATATGAATTTATCTCTAGATTCATTATTTAAATTTGGTACAAGAGATGAAAGAAAAAACAGATATATAGACATGGGCAAGCTTTATTATGCCCTTGAAGATACTACGGAGTCATTAAAATATTTTAATTTAGCGTTAGCAGTAGATAAGAAAATATAG
- a CDS encoding transcriptional regulator — protein MEILSLGEKIKRKRKQLNMTLKDLAKDRITPGQISLVESGRSNPSVDLLEYLADALNTTVEYLMESEESQAEKISLYYEQVGESCILQGDYEKGQRYIDNALYYCEKYNLEYRKAIIYFITAKAYMYKKDFPMAQKIFLSANVIFIKNNNYEKIIKTFLHLASIALELKAYHSASSYLKQAEKVYLDNNFVDDFLMGEIHYNMARTYYNIEELDSALEYSYLAKKRFEQIYNDEDYAKNLFCLAEDFNKKGDLSNAIKYSKKTLEVYKKIQYNKSIVNIEHNLGKLFYEFGNLEESLKHYEISKNVSAQNHVGYINDILIDICKNYLKSKNTEECSRILKNIENSIEENDIDRKIECKLIKYNVFNIDEKLEQAENVLVDTYMLAKNSGRLSKAGELAIRVGKYFIDKKEEEEAAYYLNQGIQLFNEAEKLKN, from the coding sequence ATGGAAATTCTATCATTAGGAGAAAAAATTAAAAGAAAAAGAAAACAATTAAATATGACGTTAAAAGATTTAGCTAAAGACAGAATAACTCCAGGACAAATAAGCTTGGTTGAATCAGGTCGCTCAAACCCATCAGTTGATTTATTAGAATATTTAGCTGATGCATTAAATACAACTGTAGAATATTTGATGGAATCAGAAGAAAGCCAAGCTGAAAAAATTAGTCTTTATTATGAACAAGTAGGGGAATCCTGCATATTGCAAGGAGACTATGAAAAAGGACAAAGATATATTGATAATGCTTTATATTATTGTGAAAAATATAACTTAGAATATAGAAAGGCAATAATATATTTTATAACAGCAAAAGCATATATGTATAAGAAAGATTTTCCTATGGCACAAAAGATTTTTTTATCAGCAAATGTTATTTTTATAAAAAATAATAATTATGAAAAAATAATAAAAACTTTTTTACATTTAGCGAGTATTGCTTTAGAGCTAAAAGCATATCATTCGGCTAGCAGTTATCTGAAACAAGCTGAAAAAGTATACTTAGATAATAATTTTGTAGATGATTTTTTAATGGGTGAGATACATTATAATATGGCTAGAACATATTATAATATAGAAGAATTAGATTCAGCATTGGAATATTCATATTTAGCAAAGAAAAGATTTGAACAAATATATAATGATGAGGATTATGCAAAAAATTTATTCTGTTTAGCAGAGGATTTCAATAAAAAAGGTGATTTATCAAATGCTATAAAGTATTCGAAGAAAACATTGGAAGTTTATAAAAAAATTCAATACAATAAGAGTATAGTTAATATAGAACATAATCTAGGAAAACTATTCTATGAATTTGGTAATCTAGAAGAATCACTTAAGCATTATGAAATATCAAAAAATGTTAGTGCTCAAAATCATGTGGGTTATATAAATGATATATTAATAGATATTTGTAAAAATTATTTGAAATCAAAAAATACTGAAGAGTGTAGTAGAATATTGAAAAATATTGAAAATAGTATTGAAGAAAATGATATTGACAGAAAAATTGAATGCAAATTAATAAAATACAATGTATTTAATATTGATGAAAAATTGGAACAAGCAGAGAATGTATTGGTTGACACATATATGTTAGCAAAAAATAGTGGAAGATTATCTAAAGCAGGCGAATTAGCTATAAGAGTTGGAAAATATTTTATAGATAAAAAGGAAGAAGAAGAAGCAGCGTACTATTTAAACCAAGGAATACAATTATTTAATGAGGCAGAAAAATTAAAAAATTAA
- a CDS encoding ribonuclease HI, producing the protein MAKKVYAIQCGFDVKNNKKIENIIVNTWTECLLYVKGIKGAKYKSFESIDDAKSYLNEGNRMLKKSDENYPKDCLHAYVDGSYNSCDERYSYGIVCVNNNVVEYIESKAAKDTSEKNIRQIAGELKGAIRAVEYALKQNQTKIVLFHDYEGIAHHATGAWDRKEESSMEYYNKMQKLMNSGIEVIFVKVDSHTGDLFNELVDEKCKECLGINSDKVVQKWLVKNTIEVSNNEVKNEILSIAPNSAENIILSGENKVVHGSIELDKIKNKKDEIIDELRFEEIVSLYKNNFKEGKKVISKLLSKEKENFILYLLSHNE; encoded by the coding sequence ATGGCAAAGAAAGTTTATGCAATACAATGTGGATTTGATGTTAAGAATAATAAGAAAATAGAAAATATTATAGTTAATACATGGACAGAATGTTTATTATATGTTAAAGGGATAAAAGGCGCTAAATATAAGAGCTTTGAAAGCATTGATGATGCAAAATCATATTTAAATGAAGGTAATAGGATGCTTAAAAAGAGCGATGAAAATTATCCTAAGGATTGCCTTCATGCTTATGTTGATGGTAGTTATAATTCTTGTGATGAAAGATATTCTTATGGAATAGTTTGCGTTAATAATAACGTTGTAGAATACATAGAAAGCAAGGCTGCAAAGGATACATCTGAAAAGAATATAAGACAAATAGCAGGAGAGCTTAAAGGAGCTATTAGAGCGGTTGAATATGCTTTAAAACAAAATCAGACAAAGATAGTTTTATTTCATGATTATGAAGGAATAGCTCATCATGCAACTGGTGCTTGGGATAGAAAAGAAGAATCATCTATGGAATATTATAATAAGATGCAAAAATTAATGAATTCTGGAATTGAAGTTATATTTGTTAAAGTAGATAGTCATACTGGGGATTTATTTAACGAACTTGTGGACGAAAAATGCAAAGAATGTTTAGGAATAAATTCTGATAAAGTGGTTCAAAAATGGCTTGTTAAAAACACCATAGAAGTTTCTAATAATGAAGTAAAAAATGAAATTTTAAGTATAGCTCCTAATTCTGCTGAGAATATAATACTAAGTGGTGAGAACAAAGTAGTTCATGGGAGTATAGAACTTGATAAAATTAAAAATAAGAAGGATGAAATTATCGATGAACTTAGATTTGAGGAAATTGTAAGTTTATATAAAAATAATTTTAAAGAAGGTAAAAAGGTGATTTCTAAATTATTAAGTAAGGAAAAAGAAAACTTTATTTTATATTTGCTAAGCCATAATGAATAA
- a CDS encoding dimethyl sulfoxide reductase has protein sequence MPSKEALESLLEDKIIQEFKEIQTKEVQIFIGELEKIKGYKSEEWIELQEEYSALFEGTRGFNLPLWESAYKGSENILLDENTFKVQQYYKAWGIGVTKDIKQPCDHIGLELSFLAWINKSMLKTLKQNNIDEFKNHIEGQLEFFNKHVLTFLPLFCERLREKASHDFYKSMAQFLLEYVEKEINSLWEMKDIEQFERDDDPIHMESGVENKKPIGLYELDEYERKYEEKMQIVSTSGRNNCGGRCIIKAHVKGGNIIKLTTDTEEETDRGPQIRACVRGRGYRKTFLSPDRLRYPMKRIGERGEGIFKRISWEEAVDTIASEFQRIKREYGPESRYINYSTGVSAVLRGDRLSRRLLALDGGYLGYYNDYSTACIKYTTPYTYGTIYAGNSTKDLVNSKLIILWGHNPAETIFDPLMGYYLKKAKEAGAKIIVVDPRYSDTAAGFGDTWIGLKPTTDSALMDAMAYVILSEGLQNQEFMDKYCLGFDKEHMPEGFDKEESYYSYVFGEKDKIPKTPEWAEKITGVDKKMIYNLAREYATAKPAAIVQGYGAQRNSNGEQTIRSSTMLACLTGNVGIKGGSAAGANYVKQHEEPELDVLDNPYKGKIPTFLWTDAIIRGTEMTSKNDGVQGVDKLKSDIKMIINLAGNTLINQHSNINRTIEILKDTSKCEFIVCSDLFMTPSAKFADILLPGTSMFEGVNITTPWSQGDYIMYNNQAIEPLFEGRFEYDWLKEVAEKMGLKEKFTDGHETVEEWMKAIYEETKKEEPELPTFEEFTKRGVYKYKPRESYIAFKEQIEDFDNNPFPTSSGKIEIFSKKLYDIKNPKEIPAIPKYIGVFEGVSDPKRELFPLQMIGWHTKRRCHSTHDNNEWMEEIEPHKMWINPIDAKLRNIKDGDLVEIWNDRGIIQIPAHVTQRIVKGVVAVAQGAWYKPNKNGIDIRGSINTITSSRPTPLAKGNPQHSNLVEVKLVEKEG, from the coding sequence ATGCCATCAAAAGAAGCTTTGGAAAGTCTTTTAGAAGATAAGATAATCCAAGAATTTAAAGAAATTCAAACAAAAGAAGTACAGATATTTATTGGAGAATTGGAAAAAATAAAGGGCTATAAAAGTGAAGAATGGATTGAGTTGCAAGAAGAATATTCTGCTTTATTTGAAGGGACCAGAGGATTTAATCTTCCGTTATGGGAATCTGCATACAAAGGAAGCGAAAATATTTTATTAGATGAAAATACTTTTAAAGTTCAACAGTATTATAAAGCATGGGGAATTGGAGTAACAAAAGACATAAAACAACCTTGTGACCATATTGGGTTAGAACTTAGTTTTTTAGCTTGGATTAACAAATCTATGTTAAAAACTTTAAAGCAAAATAATATTGATGAATTTAAGAATCACATAGAAGGACAATTAGAATTTTTTAATAAACATGTTTTAACGTTTTTACCATTATTTTGCGAAAGACTAAGAGAAAAAGCAAGTCATGATTTTTACAAAAGTATGGCACAATTTTTATTAGAGTATGTTGAAAAAGAAATAAATTCATTATGGGAAATGAAAGATATAGAACAGTTCGAACGTGATGATGATCCTATACATATGGAAAGCGGTGTGGAAAATAAAAAACCAATAGGATTGTATGAACTAGATGAATATGAAAGAAAATATGAAGAAAAAATGCAAATAGTTTCTACTTCTGGACGTAATAATTGTGGTGGCCGTTGTATAATAAAAGCTCATGTAAAGGGTGGAAATATAATTAAATTAACAACTGATACAGAGGAAGAAACTGATAGAGGACCCCAAATTCGTGCCTGTGTTAGGGGGAGAGGGTATCGTAAAACTTTTCTAAGTCCAGATCGCTTGAGGTATCCTATGAAGAGAATTGGAGAAAGAGGCGAAGGTATATTTAAAAGAATTTCATGGGAAGAAGCAGTAGATACAATAGCATCAGAATTTCAAAGAATAAAAAGAGAATATGGACCTGAATCTAGATATATTAATTACTCAACAGGAGTCAGTGCAGTTCTCAGAGGCGATAGATTATCAAGAAGATTATTAGCATTAGATGGAGGATATTTAGGCTATTATAATGACTATAGTACTGCATGCATTAAGTATACAACTCCATATACTTATGGAACAATTTATGCTGGAAATAGTACAAAGGATTTAGTGAATTCTAAATTAATTATACTTTGGGGACATAATCCGGCTGAAACAATCTTTGATCCGCTAATGGGTTATTATTTAAAAAAGGCAAAAGAAGCTGGTGCAAAAATTATAGTAGTTGATCCTCGTTATAGTGATACTGCAGCTGGATTTGGGGATACATGGATAGGACTTAAACCAACTACAGATAGTGCACTTATGGATGCTATGGCATATGTGATTTTATCAGAAGGCCTACAAAATCAAGAGTTTATGGATAAATACTGCTTAGGATTTGACAAAGAGCACATGCCAGAGGGCTTTGATAAAGAAGAAAGCTATTATTCATATGTATTCGGAGAAAAAGATAAAATTCCCAAAACTCCAGAATGGGCTGAGAAAATTACAGGTGTAGATAAGAAGATGATTTATAATTTAGCTCGTGAATATGCTACAGCTAAGCCGGCTGCGATTGTTCAAGGATATGGGGCACAAAGAAATTCCAATGGAGAACAAACCATAAGAAGTTCCACTATGTTAGCGTGTTTAACAGGAAATGTTGGTATTAAAGGTGGAAGTGCTGCTGGAGCCAACTATGTGAAACAACATGAAGAACCAGAACTCGATGTTCTTGACAATCCATATAAAGGCAAAATACCAACTTTTTTATGGACAGATGCTATTATAAGAGGAACAGAGATGACTTCAAAAAACGATGGTGTTCAAGGTGTTGATAAACTAAAAAGCGATATAAAGATGATAATAAATTTAGCTGGAAATACGCTTATTAATCAACATTCTAATATTAATAGAACAATAGAAATTTTAAAGGATACTTCTAAATGTGAATTTATTGTTTGTTCAGATTTATTTATGACACCAAGTGCTAAATTTGCAGATATTCTACTTCCAGGAACATCAATGTTTGAAGGTGTGAATATTACAACTCCTTGGTCTCAAGGTGATTATATAATGTATAATAATCAAGCAATAGAACCACTCTTTGAAGGAAGATTTGAATATGATTGGTTAAAAGAAGTTGCAGAAAAAATGGGGCTTAAAGAAAAATTCACTGATGGACATGAAACTGTAGAAGAATGGATGAAAGCAATATATGAAGAAACTAAAAAGGAAGAACCAGAACTACCAACATTTGAGGAGTTTACTAAAAGAGGAGTTTATAAATATAAGCCAAGAGAAAGTTATATTGCATTTAAAGAGCAAATAGAAGACTTTGATAATAATCCATTTCCAACGTCATCAGGTAAAATAGAAATTTTTTCTAAAAAATTATATGATATAAAAAATCCTAAAGAAATACCTGCAATTCCTAAATATATAGGTGTTTTTGAAGGGGTAAGTGATCCTAAGAGAGAACTGTTTCCACTTCAAATGATAGGATGGCATACAAAACGAAGATGTCACTCCACTCATGATAATAATGAGTGGATGGAGGAGATAGAACCTCATAAAATGTGGATTAATCCGATTGATGCAAAATTACGAAATATAAAAGATGGTGATTTAGTTGAAATTTGGAACGATAGAGGAATAATACAAATTCCAGCTCATGTAACACAACGTATTGTAAAAGGAGTAGTTGCAGTAGCGCAAGGAGCTTGGTATAAACCTAATAAAAATGGAATTGATATTAGAGGAAGTATTAATACTATTACTAGTTCAAGACCAACACCTCTTGCAAAGGGAAACCCTCAACATAGTAATTTAGTAGAGGTAAAATTGGTGGAGAAAGAAGGCTAG